The Phycisphaeraceae bacterium genome contains the following window.
CGATGCAGGAGCGCCACAAGGCGGGCAAGAAGTTCTTCGACCTCGTGAAGCTCTACGGTCCGGGCTACGGCCTGGTGGCGACGCTGATTGGACAGATCGGCATGTTCGGCAACCTCGGCGGCGATGTCGAAGTACTCGGCCACATGCTCGCGGTCGCCGTCACGGCGACGATGTACGGCTGCATCCTCGCGAATGCGATCGCCGGACCGATCGGCGACAAGCTCTCTCTCCGAAGCAGCGAGGAGATCGTCTCCAAGGAGATGATGCTCCAGGGCATTCTCTCGATCCAGGCGGGCGACAACCCCCGCGCCACGCAGGACAAGATGCTCGCCTTCGTGCCGCAGGCAATCCGCGTGCAGCACCGCAAGGCGGCGTGATCCCGTTGAAGCGATCGCAGGTGACTTCATGAGCGATGCACCCAGGAAGAAGGAGGAGGTCGAGGTGGTGGTGAGCGGCGGCGAACGCCCCGCTCGCAAGAAGCACCACTTCTCCCCGGGCCATCCCGAGTATCACGAGGGTGCGCCTGAGTGGCTCATCAGCTTCGCCGACATGGTGATGCTGATGATGGGCTTCTTCGTCATCCTCTTTGCCCTCAACTTCACGCCGAAGCAGTCGGCCGCGCAGTCGCAGTCGCCGGATGATGGCTCCGAGCAGCAGCCGACCCCGGACATGATCGACTTCGCGATCGCCGTGCGGAAGGCCTTCAACAACGAGGTCGATCTCGCAAGCACCAATCCGAAGGACAAGCCGCTCATCGACCGCATTCTCGCCCGCCAGTCCGGCGCCGGTGAAGCGCGCGACGAGGGCGAAGCGGGGCGAGAGCGCGAAGTGCGCTCCATTCGTCCAGCCCCGCGCTTCGGCACAGGTGCCAGCGTGACCTTTGCGGATCAGAGCGCCGAACTCACCGCCGAAGATGCCCAGATGCTCGCGTCGCTCGCGCGCAATCTCCGCGGTCTTCAGAGTGTCATCGAAGTCCGCGGCCACGCCTCGGCGTCGGAAGCGTTCCGGGAGCCCGAGCGCGCCATGCGCCTGGGCTTTGAGCGTGGCTTCGCTGTCGCCGAGATCCTCGCTCGCGAAGGCGTCCAGTGGCGTCGCCTGCGAGTGACGAGCGAGGGTGATCACGATCGGGTCGCACCGTTCCCGCGCGACCCGGCCGACGATCGCCGCAATGCCCGTGCCGAAATCCTCGTCCTCGACCAGGTGGCAGGCGACCCGATTCCGACTCGGCCGACGACTGCTGGATCACCTGATGCGTCCGGAAACGACTCCCCGGAAAGCGGACCGTTGCCAGGACGGTGATGGATGCTAGCCTTCGGGAGTCCCCTCCCGAGAGCACACTCCATGATCAAGATGGTCAAGACTCGCCTTGCAACCCCAATTCGGGCCAAAGCCATCGTCACCTTGGCCGTGTCCGCGACCTGCATCGGCGGTGCCGCGACCTTCGCCTCTGACATCGGTTTCGGGGACCTCGTTGACCGACTCGGTGCGGATCAGGTTCCGACCGGCGCGGGTGTCAATGTGAGCCAGACCGAGGTGATTGCCGGAGGTGCCTACGGGCCATGGCAGGATGATCCCGAGTTCTCGACGATCACCTTCACCGCCATGAGCGGGTCGCCGGGAGTGAGCGGTCACGCCACGGAGGTCGCCAAGAACTTCTACGGCAACACGGTCAGCATCGCGCCGGGCATACCCGGTGTCTGGCTTTACGAGGTCAACAGCTTCCTGAACTCCTATCTGCGCGTGGGGCAGGGGAACTCTGCCTTGCCGCTGGTTCCGCCCGGCGGGGTTCGCATCTTCAATCACAGTTGGATCGGGAGCGCCGGCAGTGCGACCGACAACGATGTGAATCGCCGCGCCGACTTCGCGATGAATCGGGACGACACGCTCTTCATCGCTGGCCTGAACAACACGCTCGGGACGCCGCCGCCACTGATGAACTCCATGTTCAACGGCCTCTCCGTGGGGCGCGCCGATGGAGTTCACAGCTACGGCAATGTCGCGGCGGGGGATGTGCCCGGTCGCATGAAGCCCGAGATTGTCGCCCCGGGGTCGGCCACGAGTTGGACGGCGCCCATCGTCGGATCGGTGGCGGCGCTTCTCTACGAGACGGCCAACACGCTGCCGCTGTCCGCCAATCCCAATGCGCGCAAGGGCGTGGTGATCAAGAGCGCCATCATGGCGGGTGCGCATCGTCGCGCCGGGTGGACGAACAACCCGGTGCTCTCAGGTCCCAATCGAGGTGTCGCGGCGAAGCCGCTCGACACCATCTATGGCGCCGATGTCGTCAACATCAATCGAGCTCACCTCA
Protein-coding sequences here:
- a CDS encoding OmpA family protein, which encodes MSDAPRKKEEVEVVVSGGERPARKKHHFSPGHPEYHEGAPEWLISFADMVMLMMGFFVILFALNFTPKQSAAQSQSPDDGSEQQPTPDMIDFAIAVRKAFNNEVDLASTNPKDKPLIDRILARQSGAGEARDEGEAGREREVRSIRPAPRFGTGASVTFADQSAELTAEDAQMLASLARNLRGLQSVIEVRGHASASEAFREPERAMRLGFERGFAVAEILAREGVQWRRLRVTSEGDHDRVAPFPRDPADDRRNARAEILVLDQVAGDPIPTRPTTAGSPDASGNDSPESGPLPGR